The stretch of DNA TGCTTTTGCAAATTTAAAAATACGCGAACTCTCTCACGGAGAAAGTATAAGAAATTTTTTATCGGTTGAAGAAAACAGAATGTTAGTCAGAAATATATTAATCTGGCGGTTTAGTGAAATTCCAACAACAGTGACAAGCGCAACAACCCCGGTGACAGACGACCCTTTGGTCTTAAGTACTCTAAAATGGGCGGGAATCCGCGTCATAGAAACAATGGAAAGAGAAATTCGACAAATTGACGATCTCTTAAGTAGCAGCAGAATTTCTCCCGCAAACAGAAAAAAACTCGAAGCTTATCGACTAGCGCTAATTAACGCAGCAACCGAATTTTCAAGACAGAGCTCTACCCCTTTTGAACCTTTAAGAGAAGAGCAGCTATTAAAGAAAGAAATAATTCAATCCGGGTACATGGGAATGCTCGTCGAAATCGGCGCGGGGACTGAAATAGCTAGGAGTGTTTTTTCTGATGGGGGTACCTCAAGATATATATCAAGTACTGCCTCACTTTATAATCAAGCAGATAGAGACCGATTTCTTGAGCAGGCGACAAATTATCCTTCAGTCTCTTCAGACATGGCGTTGGCATTAGCAAAAAAAGCCATGGGAAATGCGGCAAAAACGAAAAAGGACGGAGCGGTTTTTGGCCTTGCTTTAACAGGGGCGACACAAACAGATAGAACACGTAAGGGACAAGATCATTTTTACTTGGCATTATGCGGGACAGGAAAGCCCGATGTTATAATCCACGGCGTTTATCAAAATCAAGAGAGACAAAACCAGCAGATTGCCACAGGGAGATTCGGCCTAGCCTCTCTCCATCAATTTTTAACACGGGAACCCTTTTCCATAGAGAATATAAAAGCCGCGACTTCCGGGCTAATTTCGATAGACCAGATATTTGTTGAAACAGATTCGACGTTTGATCATATCTGCAGAAATATAAGACTTGTTCAAACAGGACTTTCAGATCTTGTCCTGTTTTCCTCAAATGGACTGGTTCAAGATATTCCGTCAATGACCCGTGAAAAAAAAGAGATCTTTTTATATAAAGGCTCTTTTAATCCACCGACAACAGGCCATATAGAGGTTTTAGAAAAAGCTTTAAATCTAAGCGGGCAGGCAGAAGTTTTATCTTTACCTGAGATATCAACAACCATCGTCTCAAAAGGAGAGGCAACTTTAGAAAATATGGCGCATCGCATTTCCATGTTTAATCTTCTTGGATATCCTGTTCTGGTTACCAATCAAACACGCTTCTTCAGTTTAGCCGAACTGCTCAGAACAAAATCGCAGGGGAAACTCACCTTCCTTTGCGGAATGGACACACTGGTTAGAATAATGGAACCGGCATATTACGCAGATTTGCACGGAAAGGCCTTTGAGGCAATTGAAAGACTATTTAAAGATAACACATCTTTATGGGTCGCGGACAGGTTTGATAAAACAAGAGGCTGGTGTACAGTCAGACAATTTTTAAATTCCGCGGAAAGCGGCCCTCTCAGGGGCTATGTAACAGGAAGCATAAAGAGACTAAAGGTTAGGGTGGCAAGCGCGTCAAGCGAAGAAAGAGAAAAGATAGGAAGAGGAGAAGAACCCTCTCATATCTCAGCAACAGTTAGAGAGTATATAAAAACTCACAGTCTATACAGCTAATCAAAATAGAAAGCCCGTAATTTCAAAAATCCAAAGTTCTTAGGGCGGAAAGATAATCTTTTAAGATCAAAACTCTCTCTTCATATTCCTGAAGTTTTGTCTTCTCTTTTTGGATAGAACCTTCTGTAGCGTTTTTTATGAAATTCTCATTTCCCAGTCTCTCTTCAATCTTTTTTATTTGAATAAGAAGAGACTCAAAATCTTTTTGCAAGCGTCCACTCTCTTTATCGAAATCAATTAACCCGTAAAGAGGGATACCAAACTCAATCTCTCCTGATTTTACCGTAACCGTATTCTTAGGATATGTTTTTAAGTTTTCAACAGAAGAAACTTTCGCAATCGGTTTTAGATGGGCTGCCAATCTTTCATCAATTACGATATCTCCCCCTGCTATTGTAATCAGTCGAATCTCTTTGCTGTGTGGAATATTTAATGTTCCTCGTAAATTTCTAATCACCCGTACTAATTCTATAAATTTATTCATCTCTTTTTCCACAGAATCATTAACAAGCTTTTCATCCGCAACAGGCCAGCTTTGAAGCATTAAGGATTCTTCGGGCTTAGGAATCCCCCTTCTGTGTAAAATCTGATAAATCTCTTCTGTTTCAAATGGCATAAAAGGATGAAGAAGTTTTAATATCCCTTCTAAAACCAAAATGAGGAGAGATTGAACTGTCTCTTTTTTCTTTTGATCTTCTCCGTAAAGTCGTACCTTTGCAAGTTCAACATACCAGTCACAAAATTCCGACCATATAAAATCATAAAGAAGCTTTGACGCCTCCCCTATCTGATAACTATCAAGATATACTGTAGTCTGGCTTATAACCCTATTAAATTTTGATAAAATCCACTTATCTGCCAATTCTAAAGATTGTGGCTGCAATCTGTTGTCTGTCGTCTGTGGTCTGTCATCTGTCCCCATTAAAACAAACCTGCTCACATTCCAGATTTTATTCGCAAAGTTTCGGGCTTCTGTAATTTTTTCCTCTGCAAGTTTAATATCCTGCCCACCGCCTGTGGCCAAAGAAGTAAGCGCAAACCTTAAAGCATCAGCTCCGGCATGCTCTATAACTTCAAGAGGATCTATCACATTGCCAAGAGACTTACTCATCTTTTTTCCGGTAACATCCCGAATTAAGCCATGGATAAACACAGTACTAAAAGGCTCTTTTTTCATGAAGTGCATCCCTGTCATAATCATTCTAGAAACCCAGAAAGTGATAATGTCATAACCTGTAACCAAAACAGAGGTTGGATAATAATTTTTAAGATCATCGGTCTTGTCCGGCCAGCCCAAAGTAGAAAAGGGCCATAAGGCAGATGAAAACCAAGTGTCAAAAACATCGGGATCCTGTTCTAACTTTGTCCCTCCACATTTAGGACATTTTTCAGGCTTTACTTCAGAGACTATAATCTCTCTGCATTCATTGGACATTGGTAATTGGTCATTGGATATTTCCCTGCATGTCCACACGGGGATGCGATGCCCCCACCATAATTGTCTTGAAATACACCAATCTTTTAAATTGGTCATCCACTGAAGATAAACCTTTGCCCATCGCTCCGGCAGAAACTTTATCTTCCCCTCTTCAACAATTTGTATTGCTTTTTCTGCAAGAGGTTTTATTTTTATAAACCACTGGTCAGACAAATAAGGTTCAATAGTCGTCTTGCAACGATAACAAAGTCCAACAGAATTTTGATAATCTTCTATTTTTTCAAGGTACCCTTTCTCGGAAAGAAGCTTGACTAATTCCTCACGAGCTTTAAAACAGTCAAGGCCTTCTAAAGTATTGACCAATCCTTTTTCTTCGTCAGGAAATTCATTCAAAGTTATTTTTGCCTCGGCAGTTAAAATATTAATTTGAGGGAGATTGTGTCTTTCTCCTATTTCATAATCGTTAGGATCATGAGCAGGAGTAACTTTTACAGCTCCAGTGCCAAACGATGGATCGACAAAATCATCTTTTATAACCGGAATTTTTCGATTAACTAAAGGGAGAATAAGAGTTTTTCCTATCAAATGCTTATACCTTTCATCCTTTGGATTAACAGCAACGGCAGTATCGCCAAGCATTGTCTCCGGTCTTGTGGTAGCAACTGTAATGTATTCTTGA from candidate division WOR-1 bacterium RIFOXYB2_FULL_36_35 encodes:
- a CDS encoding valine--tRNA ligase, with amino-acid sequence MSELPKAYDPKAVEQKWYKFWEENKLFSPDDNSSAESFVIVIPPPNVTGSLHMGHALDNSLQDALIRYKRMKGFKTLWIPGTDHAGIATQNVVEKALKKEGKKKEDLGREKFLEKVWEWKKEYGGRITMQLRRLGASCDWTRERFTMDDGLSKAVAKEFVSLYKEGLIYRGKRIINWCPRCQTALSDIETEYQEKSGKLWYIKYSVQCTVDSLQKNQEYITVATTRPETMLGDTAVAVNPKDERYKHLIGKTLILPLVNRKIPVIKDDFVDPSFGTGAVKVTPAHDPNDYEIGERHNLPQINILTAEAKITLNEFPDEEKGLVNTLEGLDCFKAREELVKLLSEKGYLEKIEDYQNSVGLCYRCKTTIEPYLSDQWFIKIKPLAEKAIQIVEEGKIKFLPERWAKVYLQWMTNLKDWCISRQLWWGHRIPVWTCREISNDQLPMSNECREIIVSEVKPEKCPKCGGTKLEQDPDVFDTWFSSALWPFSTLGWPDKTDDLKNYYPTSVLVTGYDIITFWVSRMIMTGMHFMKKEPFSTVFIHGLIRDVTGKKMSKSLGNVIDPLEVIEHAGADALRFALTSLATGGGQDIKLAEEKITEARNFANKIWNVSRFVLMGTDDRPQTTDNRLQPQSLELADKWILSKFNRVISQTTVYLDSYQIGEASKLLYDFIWSEFCDWYVELAKVRLYGEDQKKKETVQSLLILVLEGILKLLHPFMPFETEEIYQILHRRGIPKPEESLMLQSWPVADEKLVNDSVEKEMNKFIELVRVIRNLRGTLNIPHSKEIRLITIAGGDIVIDERLAAHLKPIAKVSSVENLKTYPKNTVTVKSGEIEFGIPLYGLIDFDKESGRLQKDFESLLIQIKKIEERLGNENFIKNATEGSIQKEKTKLQEYEERVLILKDYLSALRTLDF